One window of the Pseudomonas knackmussii B13 genome contains the following:
- a CDS encoding glycosyltransferase, with protein sequence MLSHSNEAGPLVSVVIPAYRADFLADALSSVLLQTYRPLELVVSDDCRSDAVRALVDDFRAQADFPIVYKRNAEALGERLNTAAGVALASGEYIKFLHDDDRLAPGCVEALLDVMRRESNVVLASSRRRRIDEAGAPLPDIRETAFPFAGDVLIDGQDVGGFFAEHLVNFIGEPSAVLCRRSDLLALGDELMSLNGERISWVGDLALYVNLLRNGHLALLAEPLMDYRVTASQVTQQGRDDPSLWLSCHEQFKQALRDLGWNRPVATCHWLQVAPITRVKTRAFRSVDLLTAIAQAAGHGGFSLASWLGVRQPTPAQQRLIDQRLAERGGGPLIEILLLDLLGAADRVRCSLDSLAERNGYRRYAVRVLSDAPERLAGLGVECLPLAGEAPVRAVNRALASSTGDWLLIADAGVEFTPGGLLVAALDLLEAPDSCRAAYADEVLRVGEGDLGLALRPDVNLDLLLSFPAGLARHWLFRREALQAAGGFDEAAGEAFELDYQLRLIEREGLASFGHISEPLLLAEHPPLADSADERRVLQRHLGERGYPQAQVQSRYPGRYEIDYGHASAPAVSVLVVVEGDLGRLQRCVQTLMEQTAYPNYELLLVCVGAQDAETCAWLRGIEGLGQARLRVLRQPVGEGREAACNEAAQAARGDFLLWLGAGAGILQRDWLQQLLNHGLRPEVGAVGGKLLAADGTVRQGGLLLGLGAPVGSAFHGAAMDAPGYMSRLLVDQNHAALSGDCLLLRKALFLEAGGFEREPKLARWAAVDLCLRLQQAGYLNVWTPRAYLMMDLPAQPAASVEEEDAMFQRWLPLLARDPSYNAGFALGGDQGYTLGDPVRAWRPLQGWQPVPSLLAHPGDLHGCGHYRVIQPFNALRAEGALDGSMSLTLLDVPSLERYQPDIILLQRQLGDQRLEAMRRYQAFSRAFKVYELDDYLPGVPMKSIHRQHFVSSDMTRYLRRGLSYVDRFVVSTEPLAEALGHLHSDVRVMRNCLDPLWWGDLKSERRVSAKPRVGWAGGSSHTGDLELIADVVKELANEVEWVFFGMCPEKLRPYVHEFHHGIPIARYPAALAALNLDLALAPVEQNLFNECKSNLRLLEYGVCGFPVIASDVRCYQGELPVTRVKNRFKDWVDAIRMHLADLDANARMGDELQAAIRRDYMLEGANLERWLQAWLPS encoded by the coding sequence GTGTTGAGTCACTCCAACGAAGCCGGCCCGCTGGTCAGCGTGGTGATCCCGGCGTATCGCGCCGACTTCCTTGCCGATGCCCTGAGCAGCGTGCTGCTGCAGACCTACCGGCCGCTCGAGCTGGTGGTTTCCGACGACTGCCGCAGCGATGCGGTGCGCGCGCTGGTCGACGACTTCCGCGCCCAGGCCGATTTTCCCATCGTCTACAAGCGCAATGCCGAGGCCCTCGGCGAGCGTCTCAACACAGCTGCCGGCGTGGCGCTGGCGAGCGGCGAGTACATCAAGTTCCTCCATGACGATGACCGCCTCGCGCCTGGCTGTGTCGAGGCTTTGCTGGATGTGATGCGTCGCGAGAGCAATGTCGTGCTCGCCAGTTCGCGGCGCCGCCGCATCGACGAGGCCGGCGCACCGTTGCCCGACATTCGCGAGACGGCCTTCCCCTTCGCCGGCGACGTGCTGATCGACGGCCAGGACGTTGGCGGCTTCTTCGCCGAGCACCTGGTCAACTTCATCGGCGAGCCGAGTGCCGTGCTCTGCCGGCGCAGCGACCTGCTGGCGCTGGGCGACGAGCTGATGTCGCTCAACGGTGAGCGCATCTCCTGGGTCGGCGACCTGGCGCTGTACGTGAACCTCCTGCGCAATGGCCACCTGGCGCTGCTCGCCGAACCGCTGATGGACTACCGGGTGACTGCCAGCCAGGTGACCCAGCAGGGGCGCGACGATCCCTCGCTGTGGCTCTCGTGCCACGAGCAGTTCAAGCAGGCGCTGCGTGATCTCGGCTGGAATCGACCGGTCGCGACCTGTCACTGGTTGCAAGTGGCGCCCATTACCCGGGTCAAGACGCGTGCGTTCAGGAGCGTCGACCTGCTCACGGCCATCGCCCAGGCGGCCGGACATGGCGGTTTCTCGCTGGCCTCCTGGCTGGGCGTTCGCCAGCCGACCCCAGCCCAGCAGCGGCTGATCGACCAGCGCCTGGCGGAACGGGGCGGCGGTCCGCTGATCGAGATTCTGCTGCTCGATCTTCTTGGCGCTGCCGATAGGGTGCGGTGCAGCCTGGACAGCCTGGCCGAGCGCAACGGCTACCGGCGCTACGCCGTGCGGGTGCTGAGCGATGCGCCGGAACGGCTGGCCGGGCTGGGCGTCGAGTGCCTGCCGTTGGCGGGCGAGGCGCCGGTCAGGGCGGTCAACCGTGCGTTGGCATCGTCCACGGGCGACTGGCTGCTGATCGCAGACGCCGGAGTCGAGTTCACCCCCGGCGGCCTGCTGGTGGCAGCGCTGGATCTGCTCGAAGCCCCGGACAGTTGCCGCGCGGCATACGCCGACGAGGTGCTGCGTGTCGGCGAGGGCGATCTCGGCCTGGCCCTGCGCCCGGACGTCAACCTCGACCTGCTGCTCAGCTTCCCCGCCGGCCTGGCGCGCCACTGGTTGTTCCGTCGCGAGGCGTTGCAGGCGGCCGGCGGTTTCGACGAGGCAGCGGGCGAGGCCTTCGAGCTGGACTACCAGCTGCGCCTGATCGAGCGCGAAGGTCTCGCCTCGTTCGGCCACATCAGCGAGCCGCTGCTGCTCGCCGAGCATCCGCCGCTGGCCGATAGCGCCGATGAGCGCCGGGTGCTGCAGCGCCATCTCGGCGAGCGCGGTTATCCGCAGGCGCAGGTGCAATCGCGCTATCCGGGGCGCTACGAAATCGACTACGGGCATGCCTCGGCCCCGGCCGTCAGCGTACTGGTGGTCGTCGAGGGTGACCTGGGCCGGCTGCAGCGCTGCGTGCAGACCCTGATGGAGCAGACCGCCTACCCGAACTACGAACTGCTGCTGGTTTGCGTCGGTGCCCAGGACGCCGAGACCTGTGCCTGGCTGCGCGGCATCGAGGGCCTGGGCCAGGCGCGCCTGCGCGTGCTGCGCCAGCCGGTCGGTGAGGGTCGCGAGGCGGCCTGCAACGAGGCGGCGCAGGCGGCCAGGGGCGACTTCCTGCTTTGGCTGGGCGCCGGCGCCGGCATCCTCCAGCGCGATTGGCTGCAGCAGTTGCTCAACCACGGCCTGCGTCCGGAGGTCGGCGCGGTCGGTGGCAAGCTGCTGGCGGCCGATGGCACCGTGCGCCAGGGCGGACTGCTGCTCGGCCTGGGCGCGCCGGTGGGCAGCGCCTTCCACGGCGCCGCGATGGATGCGCCGGGCTACATGAGCCGCCTGCTGGTGGACCAGAACCACGCTGCGCTCAGCGGCGACTGCCTGTTGCTACGCAAGGCGCTCTTCCTCGAGGCCGGTGGCTTCGAGCGCGAGCCGAAGCTGGCGCGCTGGGCGGCGGTGGATCTGTGCCTGCGCCTGCAGCAGGCCGGCTACCTGAACGTCTGGACGCCGCGCGCGTACCTGATGATGGACTTGCCCGCGCAGCCGGCCGCCAGCGTCGAGGAAGAGGACGCCATGTTCCAGCGCTGGCTGCCGCTGCTGGCGCGCGACCCTTCCTATAACGCCGGCTTCGCCCTCGGCGGCGACCAGGGCTACACCCTCGGCGACCCGGTGCGGGCCTGGCGTCCGCTGCAGGGCTGGCAGCCGGTGCCGAGCCTGCTGGCGCACCCCGGCGACCTGCATGGCTGCGGCCACTACCGGGTGATCCAGCCGTTCAACGCGCTGCGTGCCGAGGGCGCGCTCGACGGCAGCATGTCGCTGACCCTGCTCGACGTGCCGAGCCTGGAGCGCTACCAGCCGGACATCATCCTGCTGCAGCGCCAACTGGGCGACCAGCGCCTGGAAGCGATGCGCCGCTACCAGGCATTCTCCCGCGCCTTCAAGGTCTACGAGCTGGACGACTACCTGCCCGGCGTGCCGATGAAGAGCATCCACCGCCAGCATTTCGTGTCCAGCGACATGACCCGCTACCTGCGTCGCGGGTTGTCCTACGTCGACCGTTTCGTGGTTTCCACCGAGCCGCTGGCCGAGGCCCTGGGGCACCTGCACAGCGACGTGCGGGTGATGCGCAACTGCCTCGACCCACTGTGGTGGGGCGACCTGAAGAGCGAGCGGCGCGTCTCGGCCAAGCCGCGCGTGGGCTGGGCCGGCGGCTCCAGCCACACCGGCGACCTGGAGCTGATCGCCGACGTGGTCAAGGAACTGGCCAACGAAGTGGAGTGGGTGTTCTTCGGCATGTGCCCGGAGAAGCTGCGCCCCTACGTGCACGAGTTCCATCACGGCATCCCCATCGCCCGCTACCCGGCGGCGCTGGCGGCGCTGAACCTCGACCTGGCGCTGGCGCCGGTGGAGCAGAACCTGTTCAACGAGTGCAAGAGCAACCTGCGCCTGCTGGAGTACGGTGTCTGCGGCTTCCCGGTGATCGCCAGCGACGTGCGCTGCTACCAGGGCGAGCTGCCGGTGACGCGGGTGAAGAACCGCTTCAAGGACTGGGTCGACGCCATCCGCATGCACCTGGCCGACCTCGACGCCAACGCGCGCATGGGGGACGAGCTGCAAGCGGCCATCCGCCGCGACTACATGCTCGAGGGCGCCAACCTCGAGCGCTGGCTGCAAGCCTGGCTGCCGAGTTGA
- the vioA gene encoding dTDP-4-amino-4,6-dideoxy-D-glucose aminotransferase VioA — MTDKTLYVTQPHLPPLEEFLPYLEEIWERRILTNGGPFHQQLEKALCEYLGVEHIALFANGTLALVTALQSLRITGEVITTPYSFVATAHSLLWNGIKPVFVDIDPHSLNLDPRQIEAAITPQTTAILPVHCYGRPCDVEAIQRIADNYNLKVIYDAAHAFGVRDAGGSVLRHGDLAILSFHATKVFNTFEGGAIVCPDAKTKQRIDHLKNFGFVDEVTVAAPGINGKMSEINAAFGMLQLKHVDAAIERRGQLDRQYRDALGEVAGLHCLPRDGAARDNHAYFPILVEDGYPLSRDALYARLREHGIHARRYFYPLISDFPMYRGLPSAQSGNLPVAAGISERVLCLPIYPDLTDEQQQRVIDVLRACAIPAFASQAPCVSVPCA; from the coding sequence ATGACCGACAAGACCCTCTACGTCACCCAGCCGCACTTGCCGCCGCTGGAAGAGTTCCTGCCGTACCTGGAGGAAATCTGGGAGCGACGCATCCTCACCAATGGCGGCCCGTTCCACCAGCAGCTGGAAAAGGCGTTGTGCGAGTACCTGGGTGTGGAGCACATCGCGCTGTTCGCCAACGGCACCCTGGCGCTGGTCACGGCGCTGCAGTCGCTGCGCATCACCGGCGAGGTGATCACCACGCCGTACTCGTTCGTGGCGACGGCGCACTCGTTGTTGTGGAACGGCATCAAGCCGGTGTTCGTCGACATCGACCCGCACTCGCTCAATCTCGATCCACGGCAGATCGAGGCGGCCATCACCCCGCAGACCACGGCGATCCTGCCGGTGCACTGCTACGGCCGGCCGTGCGACGTCGAGGCGATCCAGCGCATCGCCGACAACTACAACCTCAAGGTCATCTACGACGCCGCGCATGCCTTCGGTGTGCGCGACGCCGGCGGCAGCGTGCTGCGCCATGGCGACCTGGCGATCCTCAGCTTCCACGCCACCAAGGTGTTCAACACCTTCGAGGGCGGCGCCATCGTCTGCCCGGACGCCAAGACCAAGCAGCGCATCGACCACCTGAAGAACTTCGGTTTCGTCGACGAGGTGACGGTGGCGGCGCCGGGCATCAACGGCAAGATGAGCGAGATCAACGCCGCCTTCGGCATGCTCCAGCTCAAGCACGTGGATGCTGCCATCGAGCGTCGTGGGCAACTCGACCGCCAGTACCGCGATGCGCTCGGCGAAGTGGCCGGCCTGCATTGCCTGCCGCGCGACGGGGCTGCGCGGGACAATCACGCCTACTTCCCGATCCTGGTCGAGGACGGCTACCCGCTGTCCCGCGATGCGCTCTACGCGCGGCTGCGCGAACACGGCATCCACGCGCGGCGCTATTTCTACCCGCTGATCTCCGATTTCCCGATGTACCGCGGCCTGCCTTCGGCGCAAAGCGGCAACCTGCCGGTGGCCGCCGGCATTTCCGAGCGGGTGCTGTGCCTGCCGATCTACCCCGACCTGACCGACGAGCAGCAACAGCGCGTGATCGACGTGCTGCGTGCCTGCGCCATTCCAGCCTTCGCGAGCCAAGCCCCATGCGTCAGTGTTCCCTGTGCCTGA
- a CDS encoding class I SAM-dependent methyltransferase, translated as MRQCSLCLSQVPNFLPLPDNLVRLFNRLEVDYSLEDFETLNVGQYSCPSCGAADRERLYALFVRACLQWGGEQPMRILDIAPAPALSRLLSGLNHVHYRSADLCSPLADDQVDITDMALYADASFDFILCSHVLEHVPDDAKAIAELYRVLAPGGAAILMVPILLGRDATDEDPAVDDVNERWRRFGQDDHVRMYAREDYLARLRRGGFEVLELNSATFGEGVFRQHGITEQSVLYIGRKPGGAE; from the coding sequence ATGCGTCAGTGTTCCCTGTGCCTGAGCCAGGTGCCGAATTTCCTGCCCCTGCCCGATAACCTGGTGCGCCTGTTCAACCGCCTGGAGGTCGACTATTCGCTGGAAGACTTCGAGACGCTGAATGTCGGCCAGTACAGCTGCCCGAGCTGCGGCGCGGCGGACCGCGAGCGGCTCTACGCGCTCTTCGTGCGTGCCTGCCTGCAGTGGGGCGGCGAGCAGCCGATGCGCATTCTCGACATCGCGCCGGCGCCGGCCCTGTCGCGCCTGCTCAGCGGCCTGAACCACGTTCACTACCGCTCCGCCGACCTCTGTTCGCCGCTGGCCGATGACCAGGTGGACATCACCGACATGGCGCTCTACGCCGATGCGTCCTTCGATTTCATCCTCTGCTCGCATGTGCTGGAGCACGTGCCGGATGACGCCAAGGCCATCGCCGAGCTGTACCGGGTGCTGGCCCCGGGCGGCGCGGCCATCCTCATGGTGCCGATCCTGCTGGGGCGGGACGCAACCGACGAGGACCCCGCCGTCGACGACGTCAACGAGCGCTGGCGGCGCTTCGGCCAGGACGACCATGTGCGCATGTATGCCCGCGAGGACTACCTGGCGCGCCTGCGTCGGGGCGGTTTCGAGGTGCTCGAGCTGAACAGCGCAACGTTCGGCGAAGGGGTGTTCCGCCAGCACGGCATCACCGAGCAATCGGTGCTCTACATTGGCCGCAAACCAGGAGGCGCCGAATGA
- a CDS encoding acyltransferase has protein sequence MTCLDVSRMGFKHVGENVRIFPGAKIIGCEHIHIGSNVIIDDFVLIYATAPVYIGSYVHIASFTSISGGSVVLEDFAGLSSGVRIIAGSEDFLGGGLTNPTVPAKYRPVQRSVVHIGRHVIIGANSSVMPGVHVGEGTAVGANSLVGRSLEPWGVYLGNPVRRLKERESETILRLERELMAERPFEPLVPPDMRALYG, from the coding sequence ATGACCTGCCTCGACGTGAGTCGCATGGGCTTCAAGCACGTCGGCGAGAACGTGCGCATCTTCCCCGGCGCGAAGATCATCGGCTGCGAACACATCCATATCGGCAGCAACGTGATCATCGATGACTTCGTGCTGATCTACGCCACCGCGCCGGTGTACATCGGCAGCTATGTGCACATTGCCTCGTTCACGTCCATTTCCGGCGGCAGCGTGGTGCTGGAGGATTTTGCCGGGCTGTCGTCCGGCGTGCGCATCATCGCCGGCAGCGAAGACTTCCTGGGCGGCGGCCTGACCAATCCCACCGTGCCGGCGAAATATCGTCCGGTTCAGCGTTCGGTGGTGCACATAGGGCGGCACGTCATCATCGGCGCCAATAGCAGTGTCATGCCCGGTGTGCATGTGGGCGAGGGGACGGCGGTGGGGGCCAACTCACTGGTAGGCAGATCGTTGGAACCCTGGGGCGTGTATCTGGGGAATCCGGTTCGACGGCTGAAGGAGCGCGAGTCGGAAACCATCCTGCGCCTGGAGCGCGAGCTGATGGCCGAGCGACCCTTCGAGCCGCTGGTGCCGCCAGATATGCGGGCGCTTTACGGCTGA
- a CDS encoding BRO-N domain-containing protein — MSPSDSVLIPSTFLRYHRQLRVVLIERQAWFVARDLARLTNSHVTERVIHRLDPDQHRKALLMGPRGAAEEELLVSESGVYALLAVNFYHPENRSLRQWLSNEVIPVLRDEEQHNQHLPRRRYGQALGRELGLLDWQGTLWVRAKDALTLLETSP, encoded by the coding sequence ATGAGCCCTTCCGATTCCGTCCTGATTCCCTCCACTTTCCTGCGCTACCACCGCCAGCTGCGCGTCGTGTTGATCGAGCGCCAGGCCTGGTTCGTCGCCCGCGACCTGGCGCGGCTGACCAACAGCCACGTCACCGAACGGGTGATCCATCGCCTGGACCCGGACCAGCACCGCAAAGCCCTGCTGATGGGGCCGCGAGGCGCAGCCGAAGAAGAGCTGCTGGTCAGCGAGAGCGGTGTCTACGCGCTGCTGGCGGTCAACTTCTACCACCCGGAAAACCGCAGCCTGCGCCAGTGGCTGAGCAACGAAGTGATACCGGTGCTACGCGACGAAGAGCAGCACAACCAGCACTTGCCGCGCCGCCGTTATGGCCAGGCGTTGGGCCGCGAGCTGGGCCTGCTGGACTGGCAAGGCACGCTCTGGGTGCGGGCGAAGGACGCGCTGACGCTGCTGGAAACCAGCCCGTAG
- the flgA gene encoding flagellar basal body P-ring formation chaperone FlgA encodes MISLTFSQQEGQQAQRRLPLSRRPATAGGKAISALFLLFAGLCCAPVSEAADGVRAQVEQAVNAQLSSQLADEAQRNGWQGARSQFSHELLGALPPTPCATPLQVLRRSEEPSALARQRYEVRCGDGWSLVVSSQAEVFLPVLVTGAVLERGHTLEAGDLQLKTQNIARAHHGFYVRADQVLGQALRRRVRAGQLLTPALLTEAAQVKRGQQVRISASRDGIQASMPGEAMANGQQGEVIKVRNLSSQKVIQAKVIDAGVVSSTFE; translated from the coding sequence TTGATTTCATTGACTTTCAGCCAGCAGGAAGGACAACAGGCACAACGCCGCCTTCCGCTTTCGCGTCGCCCGGCGACGGCAGGCGGAAAAGCCATTTCCGCCCTCTTCCTCCTCTTCGCCGGCCTCTGCTGCGCGCCGGTGAGCGAAGCTGCCGACGGCGTGCGTGCCCAGGTCGAACAGGCGGTGAACGCACAGCTTTCCTCACAACTGGCCGACGAGGCACAGCGCAATGGCTGGCAAGGCGCCCGCAGCCAGTTCAGTCACGAACTGCTTGGCGCGCTGCCGCCGACACCCTGCGCCACCCCGCTGCAGGTGCTGCGCCGCAGCGAAGAGCCTTCGGCATTAGCCCGCCAGCGCTACGAAGTACGCTGCGGCGATGGCTGGTCGCTGGTGGTCAGCAGCCAAGCGGAGGTCTTCCTGCCGGTGCTGGTGACCGGCGCCGTGCTGGAGCGCGGCCACACCCTGGAAGCCGGCGACCTGCAGCTAAAGACCCAGAACATCGCCCGCGCCCACCACGGCTTCTACGTACGCGCCGACCAGGTGCTCGGCCAGGCCCTGCGCCGCCGAGTGCGCGCCGGCCAACTGCTGACCCCGGCGCTGCTCACCGAGGCCGCGCAGGTAAAGCGCGGCCAACAAGTCCGCATCAGCGCCAGCCGCGACGGCATCCAGGCGAGCATGCCCGGCGAGGCGATGGCCAACGGTCAGCAAGGCGAAGTGATCAAGGTGCGCAACCTGAGCAGCCAGAAGGTGATCCAGGCCAAGGTGATCGACGCCGGAGTGGTCAGCAGCACCTTCGAATGA
- the flgB gene encoding flagellar basal body rod protein FlgB — translation MSIRVEESLGVHIRALQVRGERSEILAANLANQDTPGFLARDIDFAGEMQRLDPQGADADLVSADSPAQLKYRIPNQPSEDGNTVEQGVEQAEFSRNAMGFQTSLTFLGMQFRGLKQAIEGH, via the coding sequence ATGAGCATACGGGTAGAAGAATCGCTGGGCGTGCACATTCGCGCGCTGCAGGTGCGTGGCGAGCGCAGCGAAATCCTCGCCGCCAACCTGGCGAACCAGGACACCCCGGGTTTCCTCGCCCGCGATATCGATTTCGCCGGCGAGATGCAGCGCCTCGATCCGCAGGGCGCCGACGCCGACCTGGTGTCCGCCGACAGCCCGGCGCAGTTGAAGTACCGCATTCCCAACCAGCCGTCCGAAGACGGTAACACCGTCGAACAGGGTGTCGAGCAGGCCGAGTTCTCGCGCAACGCCATGGGCTTCCAGACCAGCCTGACCTTCCTCGGCATGCAGTTCCGCGGCCTCAAGCAAGCCATCGAAGGACATTGA
- the flgC gene encoding flagellar basal body rod protein FlgC, producing the protein MALDSIYRIAGSAMTAQTVRLNTVASNLANADSAASSASAVYQARKPMFAAVYGNDELTRGAGMGGARVQVMDVVTSGRQPQRRYEPNNPLADRDGYVFYPDVNEIEEMTDMMSATRSFENSVDVLNRVRSMQQGLLKLGEEA; encoded by the coding sequence ATGGCACTGGATTCCATCTACCGCATCGCCGGTTCCGCGATGACCGCGCAGACCGTGCGCCTGAACACCGTGGCCAGCAACCTGGCCAACGCCGATTCCGCCGCCTCCAGCGCGAGCGCCGTGTACCAGGCGCGCAAGCCGATGTTCGCCGCGGTCTACGGCAACGACGAGCTGACCCGCGGCGCCGGCATGGGCGGCGCGCGCGTGCAGGTGATGGATGTGGTCACCTCCGGCCGCCAGCCGCAACGCCGCTACGAGCCGAACAACCCGCTGGCCGACCGCGACGGCTACGTGTTCTACCCGGACGTCAACGAGATCGAGGAAATGACCGACATGATGTCGGCCACCCGCAGCTTCGAGAACAGCGTCGACGTCCTCAACCGCGTACGCAGCATGCAGCAGGGCCTGCTGAAGCTCGGAGAAGAGGCATGA
- a CDS encoding flagellar hook capping FlgD N-terminal domain-containing protein codes for MTTVNGTTSGSSTDSTSSNPTANLTDVSQLQNNFISLMVAQIQYQDPTDPVDSTQFVNQYSQLSQVQSLENLNTIQKNSLVLADNLQNLTAAGLVGHQVMVSADSLSLDAAAIDGQVQLEHASTSTTLKLTSSATGEVTEVALGPQEAGTVMFTVDPEKLGLAPGKYAVEVQTSSGEKPKVEIGGKVSNVRVSSNGPVLDVDGVGSVPFYNIVEFGSGAA; via the coding sequence ATGACCACCGTCAACGGCACCACGTCCGGCAGTTCCACGGACAGCACCAGCAGCAACCCGACTGCCAACCTGACGGACGTCAGCCAGCTGCAGAACAACTTCATCAGCCTGATGGTCGCGCAGATCCAGTACCAGGACCCGACCGACCCGGTGGACAGCACCCAGTTCGTCAACCAGTACTCGCAGCTGTCGCAGGTGCAGAGCCTGGAGAACCTCAACACCATCCAGAAGAACAGCCTGGTGCTCGCCGACAACCTGCAGAACCTCACCGCAGCCGGGCTGGTGGGCCACCAGGTGATGGTCTCGGCGGACAGCCTGAGCCTGGACGCCGCCGCCATCGACGGCCAGGTGCAGCTGGAGCACGCCTCCACCAGCACCACCCTGAAGCTGACCAGCAGCGCCACCGGCGAGGTCACCGAGGTCGCCCTCGGCCCGCAGGAGGCCGGCACCGTGATGTTCACCGTCGATCCCGAGAAGCTCGGCCTGGCGCCGGGCAAGTACGCCGTCGAGGTGCAGACCAGCAGCGGCGAGAAGCCCAAGGTCGAGATCGGCGGCAAGGTCAGCAACGTGCGGGTCAGCAGCAATGGCCCGGTGCTGGACGTTGACGGCGTGGGTTCCGTGCCTTTCTACAACATCGTCGAATTCGGCAGCGGCGCTGCCTGA
- the flgE gene encoding flagellar hook protein FlgE produces MSFNIALTGLNAVSEKLDAVSNNIANVGTTGFKSSRTEFGSVYADSQAMGVEVLGNTQSISLGGSITNTSRNLDLAISGAGFFMVKGGTGETQYTRAGVFNTDNANYVVNASGQRLQGYMTDAAGNLQSGTVGDLQVKPASLPAKATDALTFVANLDADEAVPTTTPFDPATKASYNSTYTTKIYDSQGKQHTLTQYFVKNAANDWTSNYYVDGTAAGSQALTFDSAGMLTSPTTPTTLSVAGLPGGVAPLSIAVDFTGTTQYGSDFAVTTNAPTGYASGDKTGLTVDDQGMVYVNYSNGERLLQGQVVLANFTNPQGLKAVSGTAWTETSSSGSALVGAPGNGQFGDLVAGALEGSNVDLTAQLVDLMEGQRNYQANTKVLTTDKELTQALFGAI; encoded by the coding sequence ATGAGCTTCAACATCGCCCTGACCGGCCTGAACGCAGTCAGCGAGAAACTGGACGCGGTCAGCAACAACATCGCCAACGTCGGCACCACCGGCTTCAAGTCCTCGCGCACCGAGTTCGGCAGCGTCTACGCCGACAGCCAGGCAATGGGCGTGGAAGTGCTCGGCAACACCCAGAGCATCAGCCTCGGCGGCAGCATCACCAACACCAGCCGCAACCTCGACCTGGCGATTTCCGGCGCCGGTTTCTTCATGGTCAAGGGCGGCACCGGCGAGACGCAGTACACCCGCGCCGGCGTGTTCAACACCGACAACGCCAACTACGTGGTCAACGCCTCCGGCCAGCGCCTGCAGGGCTACATGACCGATGCCGCGGGCAACCTGCAGTCCGGCACCGTGGGCGATCTGCAAGTGAAGCCCGCCAGCCTGCCGGCCAAGGCCACCGACGCGCTGACCTTCGTCGCCAACCTCGACGCCGACGAAGCCGTGCCGACCACCACGCCCTTCGATCCGGCGACCAAGGCCAGCTACAACTCCACCTACACCACGAAGATCTACGACTCCCAGGGCAAGCAGCACACCCTGACCCAGTACTTCGTGAAGAACGCCGCCAACGACTGGACCAGCAACTACTACGTCGATGGCACCGCCGCTGGCAGCCAGGCGCTGACCTTCGACTCGGCCGGCATGCTGACCTCGCCGACCACCCCGACCACCCTCAGCGTCGCCGGCCTGCCCGGCGGCGTGGCGCCGCTGTCGATCGCCGTCGACTTCACCGGCACCACCCAGTACGGCTCGGACTTCGCGGTGACCACCAACGCCCCCACCGGCTACGCCTCGGGTGACAAGACCGGCCTGACCGTCGACGACCAGGGCATGGTCTACGTCAACTACAGCAACGGCGAGCGCCTGCTGCAGGGCCAGGTGGTACTGGCCAACTTCACCAACCCGCAGGGCCTGAAAGCGGTCAGCGGCACTGCCTGGACCGAGACTTCGTCCTCCGGCAGCGCGCTGGTCGGCGCGCCCGGCAACGGGCAGTTCGGCGACCTGGTGGCCGGCGCCCTGGAAGGCTCCAACGTGGACCTGACCGCGCAGCTGGTGGACCTGATGGAAGGCCAGCGCAACTACCAGGCCAACACCAAGGTGCTGACCACCGACAAGGAACTCACCCAAGCGCTGTTCGGCGCCATCTGA